A DNA window from Chelativorans sp. AA-79 contains the following coding sequences:
- a CDS encoding AzlC family ABC transporter permease: protein MNERASLEPETDTRRGLWFLRGQRAAFSVPGLILASAFIGFAGLARDAGLSLAQTVFMTGIVWALPAKVVLVGAIMAGSGLPAAAFAVALSSVRLAPMVVALTPEMRTPKTRPWVLYLLSHFVAVTSWVLAMERLPRVPRPMRTVYYAGLGSTLVLMNMGVVAVVFLLAGRLPPTLSAALFFLTPLYFLTSLWSSARERAGQAAMILGLLIGPVFHVLTPGFDLVAAGLLAGLAAFGIHLFSKRGRAG from the coding sequence ATGAACGAGCGAGCATCCCTCGAACCGGAAACGGACACCCGGCGCGGCCTCTGGTTCCTGCGCGGCCAGCGCGCGGCCTTTTCGGTGCCGGGCCTGATCCTCGCCAGCGCCTTTATCGGTTTCGCGGGTCTCGCCCGCGATGCCGGGCTCAGTCTGGCGCAGACCGTCTTCATGACGGGGATCGTCTGGGCGCTGCCTGCCAAGGTGGTGCTCGTGGGCGCGATCATGGCGGGCAGCGGCCTGCCCGCGGCAGCCTTCGCCGTCGCGCTCTCATCGGTGCGGCTTGCTCCCATGGTCGTGGCGCTCACGCCTGAGATGCGTACGCCGAAGACGCGCCCATGGGTGCTCTACCTTCTTTCGCATTTCGTCGCCGTCACCTCGTGGGTGCTGGCCATGGAGCGGCTGCCGCGCGTGCCGCGGCCGATGCGCACCGTCTATTACGCGGGGCTCGGCTCGACACTGGTGCTCATGAATATGGGCGTGGTGGCCGTCGTGTTCCTGCTCGCGGGACGGCTTCCTCCCACGTTGTCGGCCGCCCTTTTCTTTCTGACGCCGCTTTACTTCCTGACGTCGCTTTGGAGCTCGGCGCGCGAGCGCGCAGGGCAGGCGGCGATGATCCTCGGCCTGCTCATCGGGCCTGTGTTCCACGTGCTCACGCCAGGTTTCGACCTCGTCGCAGCCGGCCTGCTCGCAGGCTTGGCCGCCTTCGGCATCCACCTTTTCTCGAAGCGGGGGCGGGCAGGGTGA